A genomic window from Motacilla alba alba isolate MOTALB_02 chromosome 2, Motacilla_alba_V1.0_pri, whole genome shotgun sequence includes:
- the ASXL3 gene encoding putative Polycomb group protein ASXL3 isoform X5, which yields MAGRLHNGEKKLGEQEFQQKLFREYMHCPKAGCTALRQQQKRRNGVSMMVNKTVPRVVLTPLKVSDEQSDSPSGSESKNGEADGSDKEMKHGQKSPTGKQTSQHLKRLKKSGLGHLKWTKAEDIDIETPGSILVNTNLRALINKHTFASLPQHFQQYLLLLLPEVDRQMGSDGVLRLSSSALNNEFFAYAAQGWKQRLAEGEFTPEMQLRIRQEIEKEKKTEPWKEKFFERFYGEKLGMSRGESKKLTAVQSNDEDESNSLCRSSGTPGPSKQATFEDQEEKGAKVQPLPERDYSPSHCSMEQVPVKDLTADSEDILIPEESVIQEEIAEEVETSICECQEENHKPEHEFSEESVSPAGTNEETEAVQLADSTESCVMMNDVTDTVSRIEIKVELKSECPQEEMSVVIDQLEDCISPARSASSANSVSGTAEKDSESVKELIVPEMQSAALEGSLFTGGGIAVDMELHSDPEEQLSENACVSETSFSSGSPEVCVASPGGDTQSTSEEPCTPASLETACSSEVSSSENTEGDIQQKASDENLNTPLMSEISPMSTSPVTSEASLMSNLPLTSEASPASNLPLTSETSPMSDLPLTSETSSVSSVLLTSETFVTNSLPLPSEISPVSNSPSSERLTLQQRKSPCLLEDSLPTLKEENSVIPKAVQEENLVQPKQLQSAPENMKVGPLTIIPDTSVLEESQSKNLSHQPCKTHSEIEKSYISSIPEHTPPEVIKNKNHSVQQRGDKKGTLLPSEVSVLSEGSLGKNIELLPSKPHDKLYTSCLEKATFSEVCRSKSHKLTGSSQSRLESSHSSKSLEPTKSPEARNESRDPEIPKRKTAEQHGFGICKEKRARIDDDLPNRSASSTSPSDKEQPPREEPRVPPLKIQLSKIGPPFIIKSQPVSKPEPRVSPSTSVSSGRNTGARTLADIKARAQQARAQREAAAAAAVAAAASIVSGAMGTPCEGGKTRTLAHIKEQTKAKLFAKHQARAHLLQTNKESKSQFSSKESSTSSLEIPTTTDTKIEGSTGVIIVNPNCRSPSNKSSHHRETTTLLQQSLNTATLPETATEISVHSSDENIPVPQLCEKIISSTSTESNSVPVLYNKSSVSVCVCSTAMSGAIKELSFASSVDKSSVLMSVDSANTAISACNINMLKTIQGADTPCITVGPKCIDNSNVPVSIDNTVLPNAIDDKRLPVPSSNVKNVVSGHYATVPASSIASNLPNHLSGSSVLIPPVGTTNRFPSDKIAITRCSEQSTVSIHTTVRSALSCSEALAAADSVPRPPISMFTGNMVTISSYDNASKLNADLLEKSSGARNRMDLSGKSHPLSFTQTAMNRSIPCKVIVDHTTNQNSSLSLSSSIENAENSIDLQSRPVRTEAALQSIACPQVSVISRPEVVANENLEHSSSFIAITAKQDSKNLQAGCSSLREVPLAPQDKLIEVVTTSQGFAEQLRGPSALKNEANAACANQYNTNNRICWRDEEAMNTDQPVVSHLTSGKHKEYAEQNCLKNVKSEPSSYTQMSELQSRSLLTSIAVPVKLETNETDKCFRMDTEDFTGPEMPAQTAEIATSVQPPQTSKTSITDSMEDSLSLSTETLKRVTSAGGSSCRLSSVEANNPLVTQLLQGNLPLEKVLPQPRSGAKLEINRLPLPLQTTSVCKTVVAERNIVEHASNSPNPDGKGFTAGSIAPLQIRKRENHPKKRMARTIGEHAQIKCEPGKVSMDTDVKVAPCVISSSMNQLGHGQPFKQEWLNKHAIQSRIAHSPEIKQQKRPLPSCSFQQSLFHIDKNGSFHAEASTSHRQHFYQMSMAARGPIPTAALLQTTSKGPPGCNSFAFSRHLEQKGLGDVNISTAAHQLRLGSVFSPNIQIKEGDDIASASQTLQNKTLVHPPAPPPPLPPPPPPHPNAEVPSDQKQPTVTMETTKRLSWPQPASICSNIKSEPISFEEGLSSSCELGMKQASYDQNEVKEQLKAFALKNADFSSYLLSEPQKPFTQLAAQKIQTQHPQQQQQQQLCGNYPTIHFGSTSFKRAASAIEKSIGILGSGSNTATGLSNQNAQIPVQKFADSSNADELELKCSCRLKAMIVCKGCGAFCHDDCIGPSKLCVACLVVR from the exons ATGGGGAGTGATGGAGTTTTGCGCCTCAGTAGCTCCGCTCTAAATAACGAGTTCTTCGCGTATGCAGCGCAAGGGTGGAAACAGCGACTGGCAGAAG GAGAATTTACACCAGAAATGCAGTTGCGCATCAGACAAGAGATcgaaaaggaaaagaaaacagaaccttggaaagaaaaattctttgaaaGGTTTTATGGTGAAAA gTTGGGAATGTCAAGAGGAGAATCAAAGAAGCtcactgcagtgcagagcaATGATGAAGATGAAAGCAATTCTTTGTGCAGATCTTCTGGCACACCTGGTCCTTCTAAGCAAGCAACCTTTGAGGATCAAGAGGAGAAAGGTGCTAAAGTTCAGCCTTTACCAGAGAGAGATTATAGTCCATCTCATTGTAGTATGGAGCAGGTTCCTGTCAAGGATCTAACAGCAGATTCTGAGGATATACTGATACCTGAAGAATCAGTCATTCAGGAGGAAATTGCTGAAGAGGTCGAGACAAGTATTTGTGAATGCCAGGAGGAGAACCATAAGCCAGAACATGAGTTTTCTGAGGAGTCTGTAAGTCCAGCTGGCACAAATGAGGAAACAGAGGCAGTACAGCTTGCAGACAGCACTGAGTCCTGTGTCATGATGAATGATGTGACTGATACTGTATCTCGCATTGAAATTAAAGTAGAGTTGAAGTCAGAATGCCCTCAGGAGGAGATGTCAGTTGTGATAGATCAGCTGGAGGATTGCATATCACCAGCACGATCAGCTTCATCCGCAAACTCTGTCAGCGGTACAGCTGAGAAGGATTCTGAGTCTGTAAAAGAGCTAATTGTGCCAGAAATGCAAAGTGCTGCTCTGGAAGGCTCCTTGTTCACTGGTGGAGGCATTGCAGTGGATATGGAGCTTCATAGCGACCCTGAGGAGCAGTTGTCTGAGAATGCTTGTGTTTCTGaaacttccttttcctctggaagTCCAGAAGTTTGTGTGGCCTCTCCTGGAGGAGACACTCAGTCAACTTCAGAGGAACCCTGTACTCCAGCATCTCTTGAAACAGCTTGCTCATCTGAAGTGTCCAGTTCTGAAAATACTGAAGGTGATATTCAGCAAAAGGCCAGTGATGAAAACTTGAACACACCCTTAATGTCGGAAATCTCTCCGATGTCCACCTCACCTGTAACCTCAGAAGCATCTTTGATGTCAAATTTACCTTTAACATCAGAGGCATCACCAGCTTCTAATTTACCTTTAACATCAGAAACATCTCCAATGTCTGATTTGCCTTTAACATCAGAAACATCTTCAGTATCTTCTGTTCTTCTAACTTCTGAAACATTTGTGACAAATAGTTTGCCTCTTCCATCAGAGATATCTCCAGTTTCTAATTCCCCAAGCAGTGAAAGACTTACTCTGCAACAAAGGAAATCACCGTGTTTGTTGGAAGACTCCCTTCCCaccctgaaagaagaaaactctgTCATTCCTAAGGCGGTTCAAGAAGAGAATCTTGTTCAGCCAAAACAACTTCAGAGTGCCCCTGAAAATATGAAAGTTGGTCCACTAACAATTATACCTGATACTTCAGTATTGGAAGAGTCCCAAAGCAAAAACCTCAGTCATCAGCCATGTAAGACACATTCTGAAATTGAGAAATCCTACATCTCATCCATTCCAGAACACACTCCTCCAGAGgtcatcaaaaataaaaatcacagtgtTCAGCAAAGAGGTGACAAGAAAGGTACACTCTTGCCCTCAGAGGTGTCTGTCTTATCAGAAGGATCACTTGGCAAAAATATCGAATTGCTTCCATCAAAGCCACATGATAAACTATATACCTCATGTCTAGAGAAAGCTACATTCTCTGAAGTGTGCAGAAGCAAATCTCACAAGCTAACAGGCAGCTCCCAAAGTCGTCTAGAGAGTTCACATTCTTCCAAGTCTTTAGAACCCACAAAATCACCGGAAGCAAGAAATGAAAGTAGAGACCCAGAGAttccaaagaggaaaacagcagaacagCATGGTTTTGGAATCTGTAAAGAGAAGAGAGCTAGAATAGATGATGATCTGCCTAATCGTAGTGCTTCATCAACAAGTCCATCTGATAAAGAACAGCCACCCAGAGAGGAGCCCCGAGTTCCACCCTTAAAG attcagctttcaaaaattGGACCACCTTTTATTATCAAGAGCCAGCCTGTTTCTAAACCAGAACCTCGAGTTTCCCCAAGTACATCAGTCAGCAGTGGGAGAAACACTGGGGCTAGAACTCTGGCAGATATCAAAGCAAGAGCTCAGCAAGCAAGAGCCcaaagagaagctgcagctgcagcagccgtggcagcagctgccagcataGTCTCTGGTGCAATGGGGACCCCATGCGAAGGTGGAAAGACAAGAACGCTGGCACACATCAAGGAGCAAACAAAGGCCAAGCTATTTGCAAAGCATCAAGCCAGAGCTCATTTACTCCAGACTAATAAAGAATCAAAGTCACAGTTCAGCTCAAAGGAAAGTAGTACCTCATCTCTGGAGATACCAACGACTACTGACACAAAGATTGAAGGTTCTACTGGTGTCATTATAGTTAATCCGAACTGCAGGTCCCCTAGCAACAAGTCTTCTCATCACCGTGAGACCACCACTTTATTGCAGCAGTCCCTTAACACAGCTACATTACCAGAAACTGCTACTGAGATTTCTGTGCACAGTTCTGATGAAAATATACCTGTGCCACAATTGtgtgagaaaattatttcatctaCCTCTACTGAAAGTAACAGTGTGCCAGTGCTTTATAATAAAAGTTcagtctctgtgtgtgtttgcagcaCTGCTATGTCTGGAGCAATTAAAGAACTTTCTTTTGCAAGTTCTGTTGATAAATCCTCTGTGTTAATGTCTGTTGACAGCGCAAACACAGCAATTTCAGCCTGTAACATAAATATGCTGAAAACCATCCAAGGGGCTGATACTCCATGCATAACTGTTGGACCAAAATGTATTGATAACAGTAATGTACCGGTCTCCATAGACAACACAGTCTTACCAAACGCCATCGATGACAAAAGGTTGCCAGTACCCAGTAGCAATGTGAAAAACGTGGTCTCCGGTCATTATGCCACTGTGCCAGCTTCATCTATTGCAAGTAATTTGCCAAATCATCTCTCTGGTAGTTCTGTACTGATTCCCCCAGTGGGGACTACCAACAGATTCCCTTCTGATAAGATAGCCATAACCAGGTGTAGCGAGCAGAGCACTGTCTCCATCCACACTACCGTCAGGTCAGCTTTAAGTTGCAGTGAGGCCCTTGCAGCAGCAGATTCTGTTCCAAGGCCACCTATCTCAATGTTTACTGGTAACATGGTGACAATAAGCTCTTATGATAACGCTAGTAAATTGAATGCTGATCTCTTAGAAAAAAGCTCTGGAGCACGAAACCGGATGGATCTCTCTGGTAAATCTCATCCACTGAGCTTTACACAAACTGCCATGAATAGGTCTATACCTTGTAAAGTCATTGTTGACCACACTACGAACCAGAACTCCAGTCTGTCACTTTCTTCCTCTATTGAAAACGCAGAGAACAGCATTGACCTGCAGAGCAGACCTGTAAGGACAGAAGCTGCCTTACAAAGTATAGCTTGTCCTCAGGTGTCTGTCATAAGCAGGCCTGAAGTAGTTGCTAATGAAAATCTTGAGCACAGTTCCAGCTTTATTGCCATTACAGCAAAGCAAGACAGCAAAAACTTGCAGGCAGGTTGTTCAAGTCTTCGAGAAGTGCCTCTTGCTCCTCAAGATAAATTAATTGAGGTGGTTACTACCAGCCAAGGCTTTGCTGAGCAGCTAAGAGGTCcttcagcactgaaaaatgaagCCAATGCTGCCTGTGCCAATCAGTACAACACTAACAATAGAATTTGTTGGCGTGATGAGGAGGCAATGAATACAGACCAGCCAGTGGTCAGCCATCTTACCTCTGGTAAGCATAAGGAGTATGCAGAGCAAAACTGCTTGAAAAATGTCAAAAGCGAACCTTCCAGTTACACACAAATGTCAGAACTGCAATCCAGGAGTCTTTTGACAAGCATTGCTGTTCCTGTTAAACTGGAAACTAATGAGACTGACAAGTGCTTCAGGATGGACACCGAGGATTTTACAGGACCTGAAATGCCTGCCCAGACTGCAGAAATAGCCACGAGTGTGCAGCCACCACAGACCTCCAAGACATCCATCACGGACTCCATGGAAgactccctgtccctgtcaaCAGAAACCCTGAAGAGAGTTACGAGTGCCGGGGGCTCTAGCTGTCGCTTGTCGTCAGTGGAGGCCAACAATCCCTTAGTGACACAGTTACTGCAAGGCAATCTGCCTCTAGAAAAAGTGCTGCCGCAGCCCAGATCAGGAGCCAAACTGGAAATTAACAGGCTTCCCTTGCCTTTGCAAACTACCTCAGTATGTAAAACAGTAGTGGCTGAGAGAAATATTGTTGAACATGCTTCCAACTCTCCTAATCCAGATGGTAAAGGATTTACAGCAGGCAGCATAGCCCCGCTACAAATCAGAAAGCGTGAAAACCATCCGAAAAAGAGGATGGCCAGGACTATAGGGGAACATGCTCAAATTAAATGTGAGCCTGGGAAGGTGTCAATGGACACAGATGTTAAAGTGGCTCCTTGTGTAATTAGTTCGAGCATGAATCAGCTAGGGCACGGACAGCCATTTAAGCAGGAGTGGCTTAACAAACACGCCATTCAGAGCCGGATCGCTCACAGCCCAGAGATCAAGCAGCAGAAGAGACCATTGCCTTCATGCAGTTTCCAGCAGAGCTTATTTCACATTGATAAAAATGGCAGCTTTCATGCAGAAGCCAGTACCTCACATAGACAGCATTTTTACCAAATGTCCATGGCTGCAAGAGGCCCCATTCCTACAGCAGCTTTGTTGCAAACTACTTCAAAAGGCCCACCTGGCTGCAACTCATTTGCTTTTAGCAGACACCTGGAACAGAAGGGTTTGGGAGACGTGAATATTTCTACAGCAGCTCACCAGCTGAGGCTAGGAAGTGTGTTTTCCCCTAATATTCAAATTAAGGAAGGTGATGACATTGCCAGTGCCTCTCAAACTCTGCAGAATAAAACATTAGTgcatccccctgctccccctccgcccctgccacctcctccccctcctcaccCGAATGCAGAAGTCCCCTCTGATCAAAAACAACCGACAGTTACTATGGAAACCACTAAAAGACTTAGTTGGCCTCAGCCAGCAAGCATCTGTAGCAATATAAAATCTGAACCTATTTCTTTTGAGGAAGGTTTAAGCAGCAGCTGCGAACTGGGCATGAAACAAGCTTCCTATGATCAGAACGAAGTAAAAGAACAGTTAAAAGcgtttgcattaaaaaatgcagatttctcTTCCTATTTACTTTCTGAGCCACAGAAGCCTTTTACCCAACTTGCTGCTCAGAAAATACAGAcgcagcacccacagcagcagcagcagcagcagctctgtggaaattATCCAACAATACACTTTGGTAGCACAAGTTTCAAAAGGGCAGCATCTGCAATTGAGAAATCGATTGGGATTTTAGGAAGTGGTTCAAACACTGCCACAGGCCTGTCTAACCAGAACGCGCAGATCCCGGTTCAGAAATTTGCTGACAGCAGCAACGCCGATGAGCTGGAACTGAAATGCTCCTGCAGGCTGAAAGCCATGATTGTGTGCAAAGGCTGCGGAGCCTTCTGTCATGATGACTGCATAGGGCCTTCCAAACTGTGTGTAGCTTGTCTGGTGGTGCGGTAG